A window from Aquabacterium sp. NJ1 encodes these proteins:
- a CDS encoding recombinase family protein: MVHENSQEDLTTIPVAQYVRMSTEHQRYSTDNQSLAIAEYAAAHKMRIIKTYTDAGKSGLNIRGRPGLQQLLQDVENSAVEFRAILVYDISRWGRFPDPDEAAVCEQTCKRRGIKVIYCAEPFTNDGSLSSTVMVGLKRSMAAEYSRELSVKVFAGHRNLVQRGYRQGGAPGFGLRRQLIDEQHNIKAILARGEKKSIQTDRVLLIPGPAEEVETVRQIYRMFLDDGMPERVIASTLNRRGVLTDLGRLWTRGTVHQVLTNEKYVGNNVYNKTSFKLKIEHKRNTPDEWIRKDGAFPAIVPTDDFMRARAIITARSRHLDESQMLDLLKCLLEKHGALSGLLIDEEDGVPSSSAYRTRFGSLLRAYSLVGFNPKRDFAYLEINRELRRRHPDLVAEISRCISSGRGWVRQDAENDLLIVNDDFTVSVVIARCKPTPAGSYRWRIRLDTSLRPDITVVARMNATNSTALDYYVLPSIDFSADALPTMEQNGFVLDAYRTDTLDDFYTLTARVPLEEAA; encoded by the coding sequence GTGGTTCATGAAAACTCACAAGAAGATCTGACCACCATACCGGTGGCGCAATACGTTCGGATGTCAACCGAACACCAGCGCTATTCCACCGACAACCAATCGTTGGCCATCGCTGAATACGCAGCCGCACACAAGATGCGGATCATCAAGACATACACAGACGCAGGCAAGAGTGGCTTGAACATCAGGGGACGTCCTGGCCTTCAACAACTGCTTCAAGACGTCGAGAATTCCGCCGTTGAGTTCCGCGCAATTCTTGTATATGACATCAGCCGATGGGGGCGCTTCCCTGACCCGGATGAAGCAGCCGTTTGCGAGCAAACCTGCAAGCGGCGCGGTATCAAGGTCATTTATTGCGCCGAGCCGTTCACCAACGACGGGTCACTGTCTTCCACAGTCATGGTCGGCCTGAAGCGCAGCATGGCGGCGGAGTACAGCCGTGAGCTGTCGGTCAAGGTCTTCGCTGGACATCGCAACCTGGTGCAACGAGGCTATCGTCAAGGTGGCGCACCAGGCTTTGGCCTTCGACGCCAGTTGATTGACGAGCAGCACAACATCAAAGCAATCCTTGCGAGGGGTGAGAAAAAGAGCATCCAGACAGATCGGGTGCTGCTCATCCCTGGACCGGCCGAAGAAGTCGAAACTGTTCGACAGATTTACCGGATGTTTCTTGATGACGGCATGCCCGAGCGCGTGATCGCCTCGACCCTGAACAGGCGCGGCGTGTTGACGGACCTTGGCCGCCTATGGACACGGGGCACCGTTCATCAGGTCTTGACCAACGAAAAGTACGTCGGCAACAACGTCTACAACAAGACGTCATTCAAGTTGAAGATTGAACACAAGCGCAATACGCCCGATGAATGGATCCGCAAGGATGGCGCCTTCCCTGCCATCGTCCCAACAGACGACTTCATGCGCGCGAGGGCCATCATTACGGCCCGATCCAGGCATCTCGACGAATCGCAGATGCTCGACCTGCTCAAGTGCTTGCTTGAAAAACACGGGGCGCTATCTGGGCTTCTAATCGATGAGGAAGACGGCGTCCCCTCCAGCTCCGCCTATCGCACTCGATTCGGCAGCTTGCTGCGCGCCTACAGCCTGGTTGGCTTCAACCCCAAACGTGACTTCGCATACCTGGAAATCAATCGGGAACTGCGGCGGCGACATCCTGACCTGGTCGCCGAGATCTCTCGGTGCATTTCATCCGGCAGGGGCTGGGTCCGACAGGACGCTGAGAACGATCTTTTGATCGTCAATGACGACTTCACCGTCTCGGTCGTCATCGCCAGATGCAAGCCCACTCCCGCAGGCAGTTATCGATGGCGCATTCGCCTGGACACAAGTCTTCGGCCAGACATCACCGTTGTGGCACGCATGAACGCCACGAACAGCACGGCACTTGACTACTACGTACTGCCCTCCATCGACTTCTCTGCCGATGCGCTCCCCACGATGGAACAAAACGGCTTTGTTCTTGACGCCTACCGCACAGACACGTTGGATGACTTCTACACCTTGACGGCACGAGTTCCACTTGAGGAGGCAGCATGA